The Arachis ipaensis cultivar K30076 chromosome B10, Araip1.1, whole genome shotgun sequence DNA window NNNNNNNNNNNNNNNNNNNNNNNNNNNNNNNNNNNNNNNNNNNNNNNNNNNNNNNNNNNNNNNNNNNNNNNNNNNNNNNNNNNNNNNNNNNNNNNNNNNNNNNNNNNNNNNNNNNNNNNNNNNNNNNNNNNNNNNNNNNNNNNNNNNNNNNNNNNNNNNNNNNNNNNNNNNNNNNNNNNNNNNNNNNNNNNNNNNNNNNNNNNNNNNNNNNNNNNNNNNNNNNNNNNNNNNNNNNNNNNNNNNNNNNNNNNNNNNNNNNNNNNNNNNNNNNNNNNNNNNNNNNNNNNNNNNNNNNNNNNNNNNNNNNNNNNNNNNNNNNNNNNNNNNNNNNNNNNNNNNNNNNNNNGCAGCGCCGGGAAGAGCCAGTTCTCGGAGATTGCAAGCGGCAGCATCATCGATGACGGGACTAGTTCGCTTCCATCTTCAAGTGGCCAGATCCTGGAGAGGCCTAATTTGAAAGTGTTCAGTTTCGGGGACCTGAAATCGGCGACAAAGAGCTTCAAATCAGATACATTGCTCGGTGAAGGCGGGTTTGGCAGAGTGTATAAAGGGTGGTTGGATGAGAAGACACTCACACCAGCAAAGGCAGGGTCAGGGATGGTGGTTGCTATCAAGAAATTGAACTCTGAAAGCACTCAAGGGTTTCAAGAGTGGCAGGTTTGTTGAATTGAATTCCAAGACTTTAATTTTCTTAATCTTTCAATATTTGGTAATTGATGCTAGtatagttgttattgttattgttattattagtaCTACaattattctttttctatatagTGCCCTTAGGACATTGGTTAGGTTTCAAATTAAAGAAATTTTATGGTGCTTCTAATGcttcttaaaaattttgtttttttttttttctttcaattaaaAGTTTCTATTTTGGAAACCTTTAATCAATGCCACTGAATAACAGAACCCTTGTTATTATTGTCTCACATGCTAAGTACTAGGGGTAGAGGTGGAAAGTAATTGTGGTGAAAAAGATTATAGAGCTCTTGTTTAGTTGTTGTCAACACCTGATCTCATGATTAACTTaaatggtaaaaaaataaaatggaatCTAGGTAATTTAGgagattaattttttataatatgaaGTGTTTTATATTGTTAATgtattatatcttttttttttggtataacCTATAAAATATTCATAATGGTGTGCCTATAAAATTAAATCCTTATCCTTATACAAGGTGTAAATCATAAATGGTTTACTGCATAATATAACCCCTACAttctataattatatatttttattaagattattattattatgaggtTGAAGACTATGCTTTGAAAGAGAACTTGAAATTCTTGATTGAAAATAGTGGTGACCATGATTATGCAATGTAAAGGTGGAGAGGCACAGCTGTGGTTGATGCAGATGGTTCATTAAAAATGGATTCCTTATTCTACAAgtaaactatataaaaacatcACATTTATGGAATATGGTCATGGAATGTAGCAGGAAAATTCATTGTGGTCCCCACTTAAATGACCTGTCCTTCTTGCATCCATTGATGATCCAACAGGAAACTTTGGATATTAACAGTTTAAAATAAGTTGTCTTAGTTTCCACATATTTGAATACTTGACTACAAATTGATTTTCAAGATAAGCGTTTACTTTTTCATAAAAAGACAAAATTTGAGAAGTAGCTTTGCAAAATCCCTCTTGACTTTTCCTCAAAAAGGGGgagcaaaaaataaataaaaaagaattaatcATGTTTTGTGCATGTTATATAAATATAGTAAAGTAATTAGTTGAGAGGCATTGAGGCACATGGGATATTTTCATTTTGCAAAGTAGTGTGGACTTTTATACACTTTATGAATGTGAAGAGAGCATAGTACAAAACACAGATTGCCATAGAAAGTTAAGTGATCATGTTTTCTTCTTATATTTGTGTATTGtagagataataataataattttgtttgtcacaatttTTGTGCAGAAGTTTCAACTTAGTGATCTGATTTTTGTTATGCTTCTTTGTTGATTTGGCAATATACAGTCAGAAGTAAACTTCTTAGGAAGGCTTTCTCACCCGAACCTGGTAAAGCTATTAGGGTACTGTTGGGACGACGACGAGCTTCTACTTGTGTATGAGTTCATGCCAAAGGGGAGCTTGGAGAATCATCTTTTCAGAAGTATGAACTGAAACTCTTTTCAAATgatgaaaaataaaaactataTTGGTTGTGGATTTGTACCTCAtttgctttcttttgttttgttcctAAGCAGGGAATCCTAACATAGAACCACTTTCATGGAACACCCGAATTAAGATAGCTATTGGCGCAGCAAGGGGTCTCGCTTTCTTGCACGCTTCCGAAAAACAAGTCATATACAGAGATTTCAAGGCTTCAAATATACTACTTGACGGGGTCAGCTATATTATGCTAGCTCATTCGTTTCTTAATCTCGTTCTTAGTGTATTTTCCTttatttaaagagaaaaaaaaagcctAAACAAATGTTTCTAGACCACAATCTTAACCATATTTCGAGATGTTTTGTCCACATAGTTCTGAAGTAATCAAAGTTGATGATCTTTACTAGCATACTAAATTCTACAGATCAATATGACAACTTATTGTTCTGTCTCCTGCAGAATTACAACGCGAAAATATCGGATTTCGGCTTGGCTAAATTGGGCCCTGCTGTGGGAGCATCACATGTAACTACCAGAGTCATGGGCACATATGGCTATGCTGCTCCGGAGTACATTGCAACAGgtaattatatgtatatatagtttACAATTCACTCATCTTTTGACTTATGCTGCATGAACTTGAATATAAATGCTATGCTAAGAACGAACGAAACAGGCAGCTCCGGTGCTTAAGGCTCTCGTCCCCCGAGAGACTGATTTTAGGATCCGAACCTGTGATCGATAGGTCAATATGATAGCCTTGTTATTATGTCAACTCTTACTTTCATGAAGTCTAAATGCTTGGTCATGTTTACACTGAACTAATCTAAATGCATATAAAATTTATGCAAAACTTAGAGAAGTGATCTCATTCTTTGTTTATGTTTTTGCAAAAAAAGGTTGACATGAACACACTATTGTTTGAGACTCAAGCAACAACTAACATGGCTGCATGCAATGCAAAATTGTAATCATTATTTAACAGGTCACTTGTATGTGAAGAGTGATGTCTACGGCTTCGGCGTAGTTCTACTTGAAATGATGTCAGGCTTGCGCGCGCTCGATACAAAGCGGCCGACAGGGCAACAGAATCTGGTTGAATGGGTTAAGCCTAATCTCTCCAACAAGAGAAAGTTGAAAACCATAATGGATGCTAGGATTGATGGCCAATATTCACAAAAGGCGGCGCAGCAGGCGGCACAACTCACTCTGAAATGCTTGGAACCGGACCCCAAAAACCGACCGTCGATGAAAGAAGTTGTGGAGGCATTGGAAGCCATAGAATCAATGCAAGATAAATCCAAGGAGTCCAAGAATAGAGGTTCTCATTCTTCTGCTGCCTCTAAGAGTCACCATCATTCAAGGCAAAGAGTTTCAAAAGCAAAAGTATGAGGGAAAAAAATTGTGAAACATTTGGCTAAATGATCTTGTTGAATAGTAATATATGATCCAATCaatatgaatttttaatttttaattttattttaatttatttgtttccTTTGACCTGGTTGGAGGGTGAGATTATTAACAACCCTGTTACAACTTACAACTGTatgattgtttttctttttttactttttgttGAAATATTAACATTTTTGCAAAGTGGGAAAAAAAAATTCGTTTACTTGTAAAGTGTGGATTATTCTAAAAGACCTGATATTCTTTAATCTTTTTCTCACTAtcactctatattttttttttttttcattcttattTAAGACTCACTATATATACTTAGTATCCTTATCCTATTTATTTATGAAGAGAGTTATGTTATTCGTACCTATAAAAGTTAATTTATTAGAGAGACAAAATaatcaatttaaataatttaaatttatttatttagcatttatttattattgagtGCATTAAATAAAACCAAAAGTAATCAGTTTTAGTagttttttgttaatattttttgttatcaaatactttcgattttttttttaccGAAAATATGGAGACCcgcaatctcttaattgagtatggggagattatgccatttgagctattgctTCTTGGCTATCAAATATTTTCGATTACTAATATACAACCTTCTCTTTTCATCAACTCACTTTATTTGCTAATATTTAGGTAGAAAAATATGTTTAATTATACTCATGTAAAgaactatgaagcacggacacttcgctgagttatcgtgtccgcgtgtcggacacatttcagacacgacactcgtccgacacgcgtgtctgctgtgtccaaccgtgtcttaataaaaaataaaaaaaatttctccagacacgcctggacacacctaaataccatcacgtgtccgcgtgtccagtcttattcttaatatataatcttaaaataaatttagatatagtatatattattatttattaaaaaaaatattttaaatacttgatatgattaaaataagacattaaaaataattaacaattttaatttatattttaatatcaataaaatatcaaaatatcattacaatttatctaaaaaatactttatattttatatatatgcgtgtCCCCGTGTAAGATGAGTAAACAAATATTATTGTGAAAGTCCATGCCATCTTCACCACCATTGAATCAGGGATTATTCCGGGGATCATTCATTTTTTGCTACATATACTCATGAATTATGCACATTATTATCATGTACTTATTACATGTTTAATTATCAGTTGTCTTTAACTATATACTTAAAATTATCATTAACTAATCCAATTTTCATAATGACTTTACTGTACAGCTAACTTTTTTCTCATTAAGCAGAGTCAAGTATATATACCTTATTAAAAAATATAGTCAATTATATATATAGGTTAactttaatatattatttatagTTTGTAACACAATACAACTAATGTTAACATATTATTTATATATGGTTTAATTAATCATAGTTTCACTGAGGAAAAAACTTGATCATAGAAGttatttgataataataataataataacagaaaaatacaaTGCCTCACACTATTTTCATGTTTCATATTAATCAGTTGCTCACTTGAAAAGGATAGAAATAAAGTAATTCTATGCGGATAGGGAAAATGCTTTTACCTAAATCTAAGCCATAATCTTGCCACCTTAGacgggttaatagtcaaattagtccgaTAAGACATTCTTTAAATTCATCCCCGaaagattttttcaatcaaattgctCCTTCAAAGATTgcgaattaatcatatttgtcctccagtcactccattaacaattttcttcaaagattgatgttgtaaaacgttaattgataacatatataatatctGATATGTCTAATTCGATATTGAttaaatatgtttatgaaaatttattaatttagtcattttttcCAATTACAAAAATCCTATTCCTAATATGATCTAgtgactaaattgatagattttcataaacatatttagTCAACGTCTAATTGAACATGTTCTGTGTCATGTATGCTATCAGTTAACATTTCACATCATCAATCGTTGACAAAAATTGTGAGTGGAGTAACTAAAGAATAGATATGATTAATTCGTAATCTTTGAAGGaccaatttaattgaaaaaatctTTTAGGGACAAATTTGAAGAATGCCTTATCTTTCAGGgattaatttgactattaaccccaCCTTAGAcgcttcaaaaaaataaaataaaattacgtaaaatattttacactgtcaatgaataaaaattaattctatAAATATAACATCTCTGAACAAGacatatatatgtttatattattttattccttttttaatCTGTCTCCACCAaagttttctatttatttttgaaTCTTCCATCATTCTATATTATTGTCAAGGTCTTTCTCTCTTTGTTTGAAggtataataataacaataatgcaGATAAGTAATGGTTACACAGTGCACTTGTTAGAAGGGTTATATTGTTATCTAAGAAGACTTCTCTTTAAAGTGTTATGTGTTGGGACAGTGCCAAATCACATTGCATTCATAATGGATGGTAATAGAAGGTTTGCAAAGAAGAACAATTTGGCTGAAGGTGAAGGCCACAAAGCTGGATTTTCAGCTCTCTTATCCATCCTCAGGTATCAACATAATACtacaacttttttattttatccaaatataaaaaattcttgtattttctgtattttcaAAAGATATGTCACCTAACAAAAAGTTGGCGAAATGTTTTTCACAGTCGTATAATCACATCTGTCCTTTTGGATGATAATTCTCGATAGTTGTTTTTGCTGATATGATATTACATGAAGATgcctcaaaattaaattctaaaaaaaaaaattcataaacttCTTGTTATACATATGTATTATAGTTCTAAAAATTTCAACCAAGTTATACAAATGTATTATAATTCTAGCTCAAAGTTTCTAAAAATTTCAACCAAGTTGTTAAGTTTTAAACATTTTAAACAAGTGCATGTACTataattgataatttttttttctctctgaAGAGTTTTGTATAATATAAATACTTAATTAGANNNNNNNNNNNNNNNNNNNNNNNNNNNNNNNNNNNNNNNNNNNNNNNNNNNNNNNNNNNNNNNNNNNNNNNNNNNNNNNNNNNNNNNNNNNNNNNNNNNNNNNNNNNNNNCTTTTAATTTATAAGAATCTAATTGAAAATTGAATACAGTTAAAAAACTTTAGTCCTATGTTTGTTAGGACTAGTAAAATTTTCTGAATCCGTCGCTGGCGATAGGTACTGTTATGAACTGGGAGTGAAGTATGTAACTGTATATGCATTCAGCATTGACAACTTCAGAAGGAAGCCAAAAGATGTTCAAATTTTAATGGAACTTATGAGGCAGAAGATTGAAGAGTTGCTTCAACAAGAAAGCATCATCAATGAGTATGGTGTGAGGTTGCATTTCATTGGAAACATTTCAATGCTTAGTGAGCCTGTCAGGGTTGCTGTGGACAAGGCAATGCGAGTCACTGCCCACAACAACCACAGAGTTCTTCTCATCTGCGTCGCGTATACTTCGCGCGACGAGATGGTGCATGCCGTCTACCAATCTTGCAAGCAAAAATGGAGCCATCTAAATGGTGAAGAGCCATCAAAAGCAGTTAAGAATGGTGGTATAGGTATTAATTCAGCTCAACTCGACTCGTTTTCAGCCTGTAggcttttaataattaaaaatattcatagtttttatataattttttacatcTGTCAACattattactttatttttttgtCCTAATTGTTGTATGCTGTTTGATTTTTGACAGAGAAAGTGAAAGGGATTGAGGACAAAGTTGAGAAACATAGTGTTCCTCCTccctcttcttgttctctaataGAATTGGTGGATTTTGAGAGGAATATGTACATGGCAGTGGCACCAGACCCTGACATTTTGATCCGAACTTCCGGTGAGGCGCGGCTGAGCAACTTTCTTCTGTGGCAGGCTGGTACCTGCCCTCTGTATGCACCATCTTCACTTTGGCCTGAGATAGGTTTGAGGCACTTGGTCTTGGCAGTGTTGAACTTCCAAAAGTACCATCATTACTTGGAGaacaagaaagagaagaagaagcacaagaaCTTTTAATTGAACTATGGAAAATGTCTACTTTAATTTggtaacaataataacaataatatagCCGAATTTCGAGACAGTTCAGTATAATTTACTCTTGTTTTCTTGACTCAAATCAAAAAGTATAATGatgttatttatatatgtatatattgtatGAATCTTAAGCATACAAAAATGAACTGAATACATGAATCTCCAAGAACATAAACAAAATCTGCATATACAAATTAGGAGGAGGACAGTGGCATCAAAAACTGCCAACAAAAGGCACCAATTATGAATTTGTGGCAGCTATATATAATAGTAATAATGGCTACAAAAAGTTAGTatagaaaagaagaataaaatgtAATATGAGCATCATGCTAGGGAACCTTATGCAAACATATtgaattcttttaaaaaaaaattgatcatCATCTAAGACCGCGGCTTGTGTAGGCGTGGCCTGTTGCAGAAAACTCGGCCGTTCGCCCTCACGAACGCTGCTATACCAATACTAATTCCTGCCCACATCAGCGAAAGGAAGAAGTGCCGAAAATCGTATCGAACTGCAAGCAAGAACAGTGGACAGAAGCTATCATATCACTCAAAAAGCATGATTTAAGTATGAAGGACTTATGTAATGTAAAATTGATGAAAAACTCACCTTGTCTCAAGGACATGGTAGCGAAAAAGAATCCGGTCAAAACCAGGCCTAGAGCCAGAGGAAAAGACTGCAGAgacaatagaaaaaaaaatgatgttAATATTGATTTGTTATAAGATGAAGTTAATTATGTTCTTCAATCTGGAATTCATCTAAATTGAAACACTCACAGCAATAGATTCAATGCTTCCATTCTGAGAAGTTGGAGTCATATCTCTACCAACAGAGATTATGTAATGTCCTTGCATGAGATCAATTGCATCCTTCACCAACAACACAATTTAATTAAGCATGGTAATTAGTGTCACTAATAAACCAATTATTCATCTATATTAAGCATAATTAGTGTCACAAACCTGCTTTGTTCCATCAGCGAAATTATTCAA harbors:
- the LOC107623250 gene encoding dehydrodolichyl diphosphate synthase 6-like, whose amino-acid sequence is MQISNGYTVHLLEGLYCYLRRLLFKVLCVGTVPNHIAFIMDGNRRFAKKNNLAEGEGHKAGFSALLSILRYCYELGVKYVTVYAFSIDNFRRKPKDVQILMELMRQKIEELLQQESIINEYGVRLHFIGNISMLSEPVRVAVDKAMRVTAHNNHRVLLICVAYTSRDEMVHAVYQSCKQKWSHLNGEEPSKAVKNGGIEKVKGIEDKVEKHSVPPPSSCSLIELVDFERNMYMAVAPDPDILIRTSGEARLSNFLLWQAGTCPLYAPSSLWPEIGLRHLVLAVLNFQKYHHYLENKKEKKKHKNF
- the LOC107623249 gene encoding probable serine/threonine-protein kinase PIX13 (The sequence of the model RefSeq protein was modified relative to this genomic sequence to represent the inferred CDS: added 51 bases not found in genome assembly) — its product is MGQCFGSLSSAQNPSSSTLSKAQYSGSASTDSRNVGFSATTASSAGKSQFSEIASGSIIDDGTSSLPSSSGQILERPNLKVFSFGDLKSATKSFKSDTLLGEGGFGRVYKGWLDEKTLTPAKAGSGMVVAIKKLNSESTQGFQEWQSEVNFLGRLSHPNLVKLLGYCWDDDELLLVYEFMPKGSLENHLFRRNPNIEPLSWNTRIKIAIGAARGLAFLHASEKQVIYRDFKASNILLDGNYNAKISDFGLAKLGPAVGASHVTTRVMGTYGYAAPEYIATGHLYVKSDVYGFGVVLLEMMSGLRALDTKRPTGQQNLVEWVKPNLSNKRKLKTIMDARIDGQYSQKAAQQAAQLTLKCLEPDPKNRPSMKEVVEALEAIESMQDKSKESKNRGSHSSAASKSHHHSRQRVSKAKV